In uncultured Methanobrevibacter sp., the following proteins share a genomic window:
- a CDS encoding DNA glycosylase: MLNLKFNSLINLKLTQGSGQTSQAPWRHNSVGNMDEFNELIYLKVPSIINELNDETINLNNLPILLKLSQDKSNFNEFSYLYEFPKKWENHQFSQILDEKNLSNNEIKTIENEIKKELTKIYNLDFDLEKFYEFLLDDEKLAPSVDFCNGLRLFIAKDPFECIISSICSANNSIARWTKSIDKIKHNWGEKVEFDCGIFYGFPSPNQFLDFYDTPIEEADEEGHSYEIDCYTHNLKSCGVGYRAPYMKKASQMILDEMELSDIYNMDYEEAFDLILKMPGVGPKVADCILLYGFGFEEAFPSDVWIKRIVSHLYFDGEEISAEKTRDFGIDHFGDYAGYAQLYLFHYARKSGLMEKIKK, encoded by the coding sequence ATGCTAAATCTTAAATTCAATTCATTAATCAATCTTAAGTTGACCCAAGGATCGGGTCAAACTTCACAGGCTCCATGGAGACATAATTCAGTTGGAAATATGGATGAGTTTAATGAATTAATTTACTTAAAAGTTCCTTCAATTATTAATGAACTTAATGATGAAACTATTAATTTAAATAACCTTCCAATTCTTTTAAAGCTATCACAAGACAAATCTAATTTTAATGAATTTTCTTATCTATATGAGTTTCCTAAAAAATGGGAAAATCATCAATTTTCTCAAATTCTTGATGAAAAAAACTTATCCAATAATGAAATCAAAACCATTGAAAATGAAATCAAAAAGGAATTGACCAAAATTTATAATCTGGACTTTGACTTGGAAAAGTTCTATGAATTCCTATTGGATGATGAGAAATTGGCTCCTTCTGTAGATTTTTGCAATGGCTTGAGATTATTCATTGCAAAAGACCCATTTGAATGCATTATCTCTTCAATATGTTCTGCGAACAATTCCATTGCACGCTGGACAAAGTCAATCGATAAGATAAAGCATAATTGGGGAGAAAAGGTGGAGTTTGATTGTGGAATTTTTTATGGATTCCCAAGTCCAAATCAGTTCTTGGACTTTTATGATACTCCAATTGAAGAAGCTGATGAAGAGGGGCATAGCTATGAAATAGACTGCTATACCCATAATCTGAAGTCATGTGGTGTTGGCTATAGGGCACCTTATATGAAAAAGGCAAGTCAAATGATTCTTGATGAGATGGAATTGAGTGATATTTATAATATGGATTATGAAGAGGCATTTGATTTGATTTTAAAGATGCCTGGTGTAGGGCCTAAAGTGGCAGATTGCATATTATTATATGGTTTTGGTTTTGAAGAGGCTTTTCCATCTGATGTTTGGATTAAAAGGATCGTGTCTCACTTATACTTTGATGGAGAGGAAATTTCTGCAGAAAAGACAAGAGATTTTGGAATAGATCACTTTGGAGATTATGCAGGTTATGCTCAACTTTACTTATTCCATTATGCTCGTAAGTCAGGCTTAATGGAAAAAATCAAGAAATAA
- the hisF gene encoding imidazole glycerol phosphate synthase subunit HisF: protein MLTKRIIPCLDCDLQVPEGRVVKGVEFKQIRYAGNPVELATKYYEDGADEIVILDITASHERRGTMVDVIERLTENVFIPICVGGGIRKVEDYTRMLKAGADKCSTNTAAIHNPQLLTDASKVVGSQAVVIGIDAKKRYVEDDKEAAKGKTIVDTDKGEVWFDCSIYGGREFTGMDAIAWAQECQDRGAGEVLLTSMDGDGTKDGYDLVLTKAINDNVDIPVIASGGVGNPQHILEAFEVADASAALAASIFHFDEYPVPVVKKFLKEKGVPIRETF from the coding sequence ATGCTTACTAAAAGAATTATTCCTTGTTTAGATTGTGACCTGCAGGTTCCAGAAGGTAGAGTGGTGAAGGGAGTTGAATTCAAACAGATCCGTTATGCTGGAAATCCAGTGGAACTTGCTACCAAATATTATGAAGATGGAGCAGATGAGATTGTTATATTGGACATCACAGCTTCCCATGAACGCAGAGGAACCATGGTGGATGTTATAGAAAGATTGACTGAAAATGTATTCATTCCAATTTGTGTAGGGGGGGGAATAAGAAAGGTGGAGGATTACACTCGCATGCTTAAGGCAGGTGCAGACAAATGCTCTACAAACACTGCTGCGATTCACAATCCTCAGCTATTGACAGATGCCTCCAAGGTTGTAGGTTCTCAAGCGGTTGTAATAGGAATTGATGCTAAAAAAAGATATGTTGAAGATGACAAGGAAGCTGCTAAAGGCAAGACCATTGTAGATACGGATAAAGGTGAAGTATGGTTTGATTGCAGTATCTACGGAGGAAGGGAATTCACTGGCATGGATGCAATTGCTTGGGCTCAAGAATGTCAAGATAGGGGTGCTGGAGAAGTTCTTCTTACATCTATGGATGGAGATGGAACAAAGGACGGTTATGATCTTGTCCTAACAAAAGCCATTAATGATAATGTGGACATTCCAGTCATCGCATCTGGGGGTGTAGGTAATCCACAGCATATATTGGAAGCTTTTGAGGTAGCTGATGCAAGTGCCGCTCTTGCAGCAAGCATTTTTCACTTTGACGAGTATCCAGTTCCAGTAGTTAAAAAGTTCTTGAAAGAAAAAGGTGTTCCAATCAGGGAAACTTTTTAG
- a CDS encoding M48 family metallopeptidase, with protein sequence MAVKREEIEIEGISIILERKNIKNLYLRIKPDGTVKVSSPMRLSDDAINEFVLSRIDWIRDTRSRMLENPPKPKVKYKDGETHYIWGEPYTLQLIGNEDAKKAFYDSEKSIIYLPVPKRSNIKQREKILFELYRDEMNRNLDYFLEKCTYFVGKEPKEVKIRNMKNWGNCRKDKRVTLNLKLAKKPPICTEYVLIHELCHLIEFNHGSRFKALMDNFCPNWREIKKLLNEEQ encoded by the coding sequence ATGGCAGTGAAAAGAGAAGAAATTGAAATTGAAGGAATTTCTATAATTTTAGAGAGAAAGAATATTAAGAATCTATACCTTCGAATCAAGCCAGACGGCACTGTTAAGGTTTCTTCTCCAATGAGATTATCTGATGATGCAATCAATGAATTTGTCTTATCAAGAATAGATTGGATTAGGGATACAAGGTCAAGGATGCTTGAAAACCCACCAAAGCCTAAGGTAAAATATAAGGACGGGGAAACTCACTATATTTGGGGAGAGCCATACACTCTTCAGTTAATCGGCAATGAGGACGCAAAGAAAGCTTTTTATGACAGTGAGAAGTCCATTATTTATCTTCCAGTTCCTAAAAGATCCAATATAAAACAGAGAGAAAAGATTTTATTTGAACTTTACAGGGATGAAATGAACAGAAATCTTGACTATTTCCTTGAAAAGTGCACTTATTTTGTTGGAAAGGAACCTAAGGAAGTTAAAATCAGAAATATGAAGAATTGGGGAAACTGCAGAAAGGATAAGAGAGTTACCTTAAATCTAAAATTGGCTAAAAAACCTCCAATCTGCACAGAATATGTTTTGATTCATGAGCTGTGCCATTTGATTGAATTCAATCATGGCTCAAGATTCAAGGCACTTATGGATAATTTCTGTCCAAACTGGAGAGAGATAAAGAAATTACTGAATGAAGAGCAATAA
- a CDS encoding helicase C-terminal domain-containing protein, which yields MSDSLFCPNCGMLKKNCVCGKYVADRTKKPYVKKEKKNKGNYFSNPNNSKSSSSINNKSKGAKGLYQYENRKPITVSEEPDVPLAEVYDIAEHDLPQEVIDRLKEEYPEIPEQIIENFPFEQPREGQLEIIADIEEAISKGYKYIILEAGTGTGKSAIASTLARMYESAYILTMTKQLQNQYADEFDFPLVKGRGNFDCLKDGFEVTCDMGACKTAPKSAKFFCPYGISKNPTLTGDLAFQDSFGSDVFFQTNDHCKYWQQKANAINSPITLMNYDYAILELNYVKHFGKRSLLILDEAHNIEDKLMRTMEINLYNRQLEKDIKKVISPQTLKSAEKGEWIMEIEAIQGHYSDIELKDLPTNKADRINSTIGKLKALKTNLEKEPGNWVIDADENGVSFKPLRVNHYAEDYLFKHGDVVIFLSATILSHKMFSKWLGLDPRDVYHIQVDSPFSVEKRPIELNLAGKMSKNRVKQSAPKSIEIMQKILKRHEGEKGLIHTHSYKCQQYIINNLYNNRLIAHGTNNRERVLKFFEEDENPLVLVSPSMSEGVDLPYDKCRFQIIYKIPFPYLGDKQINMRMKKDQRWYAYKTAMTLVQTYGRGMRADDDSCVTYILDSDIQMLLKSPLYKSLIPDFFKEAIVINDDRII from the coding sequence ATGTCAGACTCATTATTTTGTCCCAATTGTGGGATGCTAAAGAAAAATTGCGTATGTGGAAAATACGTTGCAGATAGGACTAAAAAGCCTTATGTGAAAAAGGAAAAGAAGAATAAAGGCAATTATTTCAGTAATCCTAATAATTCTAAAAGCTCTTCTTCAATCAATAATAAATCTAAAGGTGCTAAAGGGCTTTATCAATATGAAAATCGAAAACCTATAACAGTTAGCGAAGAACCTGACGTTCCTCTTGCAGAGGTTTATGATATTGCAGAACATGACCTTCCTCAAGAGGTCATTGATAGATTAAAAGAGGAGTATCCTGAAATTCCAGAACAGATAATCGAGAATTTCCCATTTGAACAGCCAAGGGAAGGCCAGTTAGAGATTATTGCAGATATTGAAGAGGCCATTTCAAAAGGATACAAATACATTATATTGGAAGCAGGTACAGGTACAGGAAAGTCAGCTATTGCTTCCACATTGGCTCGTATGTATGAATCTGCATATATTTTGACAATGACAAAGCAGCTTCAAAATCAATATGCAGATGAGTTTGATTTCCCCCTTGTAAAGGGAAGAGGCAATTTTGACTGTTTAAAGGATGGATTTGAAGTTACCTGTGATATGGGAGCTTGTAAAACAGCACCAAAGTCTGCTAAGTTCTTCTGTCCTTATGGAATAAGCAAAAATCCAACCTTAACTGGAGACTTGGCTTTTCAAGATTCCTTTGGAAGTGATGTGTTCTTCCAAACAAATGATCACTGCAAATACTGGCAGCAAAAGGCAAATGCTATCAATTCTCCAATTACCTTGATGAATTATGATTATGCCATATTGGAATTGAATTATGTAAAGCACTTTGGAAAGAGAAGCCTATTGATTCTTGATGAGGCACATAACATTGAAGATAAATTAATGAGAACAATGGAGATTAATTTATATAATCGCCAGCTTGAAAAGGACATCAAGAAAGTCATTAGTCCTCAAACCCTAAAAAGTGCTGAAAAAGGCGAATGGATAATGGAAATTGAAGCGATACAAGGCCATTATTCTGATATTGAATTAAAGGATTTGCCTACCAACAAGGCAGATAGAATCAACTCCACTATAGGGAAGTTAAAGGCTCTTAAAACCAATCTTGAAAAGGAACCTGGAAATTGGGTGATTGATGCAGATGAGAATGGAGTATCATTCAAGCCACTTAGGGTTAATCATTACGCTGAAGATTATCTATTCAAGCATGGGGATGTTGTAATCTTCTTAAGTGCAACAATCCTATCACATAAAATGTTTTCAAAATGGTTAGGCCTCGATCCTCGTGACGTCTATCATATTCAAGTTGACAGCCCATTCTCTGTTGAAAAAAGGCCAATTGAATTGAATTTAGCTGGAAAGATGTCTAAGAATAGGGTAAAGCAATCCGCTCCAAAATCCATTGAAATAATGCAGAAAATATTGAAAAGGCATGAAGGAGAAAAGGGTTTGATTCATACTCACAGCTATAAGTGCCAACAGTATATCATCAATAACCTATACAACAACAGATTGATTGCCCATGGAACAAACAATAGGGAAAGGGTATTGAAATTCTTTGAAGAGGATGAAAACCCATTGGTTCTTGTCAGTCCATCCATGAGTGAAGGTGTTGACTTGCCTTATGACAAATGCAGATTCCAGATAATCTATAAGATTCCGTTCCCATATCTTGGTGATAAGCAAATCAATATGAGAATGAAAAAGGACCAAAGATGGTATGCATATAAGACTGCAATGACTTTAGTGCAGACTTATGGTAGAGGAATGAGAGCGGATGATGATTCATGTGTAACTTATATTCTTGATTCTGATATTCAAATGCTCCTTAAAAGTCCGTTGTACAAATCATTGATTCCAGATTTCTTTAAGGAAGCTATTGTAATCAATGATGATCGTATTATTTAA
- a CDS encoding V4R domain-containing protein, which translates to MENEEKTIQPKAIQIFAKAPGELGVNVVKSPVKLTILSMLKDTDMEFDEIVKNTGKSKSTISVHLKSLREDGIVSYRFDANDHRKKIFFINSKFLGEVQSGDEKELEERQAEFLVKNIMDVDNFKFSFLLFHTLRSNLIQEGININPVLNQSGKNIGSAMYEKLYEEDINKFCDNIIQFWDDNGLGKLEIELGDIINITAYECFECSLLPKKGKPTCYLDAGIFEALFANYLKKDVDVTEVKCFTMGDDCCKFLVESPDGEAFAY; encoded by the coding sequence ATGGAAAATGAAGAAAAAACTATTCAACCAAAGGCAATTCAAATTTTTGCAAAGGCTCCTGGTGAGCTTGGTGTAAATGTAGTTAAAAGTCCAGTGAAATTAACAATTCTTTCAATGTTGAAAGATACAGATATGGAATTTGATGAAATCGTTAAAAACACCGGCAAATCCAAATCTACCATTTCCGTTCATTTGAAATCATTAAGAGAAGATGGAATCGTAAGCTACAGATTTGATGCAAACGACCACAGAAAGAAAATCTTCTTCATCAATTCCAAATTCTTAGGTGAAGTTCAATCTGGGGATGAAAAGGAATTGGAAGAAAGGCAAGCTGAATTCCTTGTTAAAAACATCATGGATGTAGACAACTTCAAGTTCTCTTTCCTATTGTTCCACACCTTAAGGTCTAACTTAATTCAAGAGGGAATCAATATAAACCCTGTATTGAACCAATCAGGTAAGAATATAGGATCAGCAATGTATGAAAAGCTTTACGAAGAGGACATCAACAAGTTCTGTGACAATATCATCCAATTCTGGGACGACAACGGTTTAGGCAAACTCGAAATTGAATTAGGAGACATCATCAATATTACTGCTTATGAATGCTTCGAATGCAGTTTGCTTCCTAAAAAAGGAAAACCAACCTGTTACTTAGATGCTGGTATTTTTGAAGCTTTATTTGCAAACTATCTTAAAAAGGATGTTGACGTAACCGAAGTTAAATGTTTTACCATGGGTGATGACTGCTGTAAATTCTTAGTGGAATCCCCAGATGGAGAGGCTTTCGCTTACTAA
- a CDS encoding Ig-like domain repeat protein: MKIKYSYIVLILLVCMLAISAVSAAGDEELDDASKILSTNDNNEAILDESISDDVSTITDNEELNSVNDDGALQYSNEKTEVSETGQGSFTDLNKLINDDFAENSTIYLSGNYTYDPDSESDSEFKTGIDIDRKLTIEGNGITINGADTARIFRVNYPGVTIRNITFENGKCGFFQQGGAVHLRAGYCTISDCTFIMNNGYNGGAIGVETWDTVIANCTFLGNTANQGGAIYMNAVSNITITNCSFVDNSGDAIYAQQVEFKANNNIFFNNRITLDFCQGYNLDCNWFGNTAGDYEECMQNDAESWLFLNASADPETLPISGSSNIAFKLCLYNSSSGDTYDYDNGLLPLVKLRINSEKGTVDKNNAGLDEAIKFTASEMGTGSVTASLEELLEYTIELSIEKGKSEIKIDVDDAYYVKDDIIIKLTPVNSKGAISVTINGKEYPVKDNQVKITGGLGVGTYEIKAVLDGDDNFNGSSSSASFKVNKLGSKITAKAKSFKYEDKTKKYTITLKNSKGKVLKNTNVTLKVNGKTYTAKTNSKGVATFKLTKLTKKGKYTAVISYAGDKNYKKASKKAKITVKKPVWKTVAKGSKDKATVKKIQRALKNNGYYLSYKGRYLKVDGIFHKYTEMAVKQFQKAKGLKVTGKVGYTTAKKLKIVS, translated from the coding sequence ATGAAAATCAAATATTCATATATCGTGCTGATATTGCTTGTCTGCATGCTTGCAATCTCAGCAGTCAGCGCTGCAGGGGATGAGGAACTTGATGATGCAAGCAAAATCCTCAGCACTAATGACAACAATGAAGCAATTTTAGATGAAAGCATCAGCGATGATGTTTCAACAATCACGGATAATGAAGAGCTTAATTCAGTGAATGATGATGGGGCTCTTCAATACAGCAATGAAAAGACAGAAGTATCTGAAACAGGCCAGGGATCATTTACCGACTTGAACAAGCTGATAAATGATGATTTTGCAGAAAATTCCACAATTTATCTAAGCGGTAATTACACATACGACCCTGATTCAGAAAGCGATTCAGAATTCAAAACCGGAATAGACATAGACCGCAAGCTGACAATCGAGGGTAATGGAATCACAATCAACGGAGCCGACACTGCACGCATCTTCAGGGTTAACTACCCAGGAGTCACAATCAGAAACATCACATTTGAAAATGGAAAATGCGGATTCTTCCAACAGGGTGGAGCAGTCCATTTAAGAGCAGGATACTGCACCATATCAGACTGCACATTCATAATGAACAATGGATACAATGGAGGAGCCATAGGCGTTGAAACATGGGACACCGTCATTGCAAATTGTACTTTCCTAGGCAACACCGCAAACCAGGGAGGGGCCATTTACATGAACGCTGTCTCCAATATCACCATTACAAACTGCAGCTTTGTTGACAACAGCGGCGATGCGATTTATGCCCAGCAGGTAGAATTCAAAGCAAACAACAATATTTTCTTCAACAATAGAATCACTCTAGACTTCTGCCAGGGATATAATCTTGACTGCAACTGGTTTGGAAACACTGCCGGAGACTATGAAGAGTGCATGCAGAATGACGCTGAAAGCTGGCTCTTTTTAAATGCAAGCGCAGATCCTGAGACCCTTCCAATTTCAGGCTCATCAAACATTGCATTCAAGCTCTGCCTCTACAATTCATCTTCAGGAGACACTTACGATTACGACAACGGCCTTCTGCCATTGGTCAAGCTAAGAATAAACTCCGAGAAGGGAACTGTTGACAAAAACAACGCAGGCTTGGATGAAGCAATCAAATTCACAGCTTCAGAAATGGGAACAGGCAGCGTGACAGCATCTCTGGAAGAACTTCTTGAATACACAATCGAGCTTAGCATTGAAAAAGGCAAATCTGAAATCAAGATTGATGTGGATGATGCATATTATGTCAAAGATGACATAATAATCAAACTGACTCCTGTCAATTCAAAAGGAGCAATCAGCGTGACCATCAACGGCAAGGAATATCCTGTAAAAGACAATCAAGTCAAGATCACCGGAGGACTTGGCGTAGGCACTTACGAAATAAAAGCTGTCCTGGATGGGGATGATAACTTTAACGGCTCAAGCAGCTCCGCTTCATTCAAGGTAAATAAATTAGGCTCCAAGATAACAGCAAAGGCAAAATCCTTCAAGTATGAGGACAAGACCAAGAAATACACAATAACCCTCAAAAACAGCAAGGGAAAGGTCCTCAAAAACACAAATGTCACTTTAAAGGTCAACGGCAAAACCTACACCGCTAAAACAAACAGCAAAGGTGTGGCAACATTCAAGCTAACAAAATTGACCAAAAAAGGAAAATATACAGCAGTTATCAGCTATGCAGGAGACAAAAACTACAAAAAGGCAAGCAAGAAAGCCAAAATAACAGTCAAAAAGCCTGTATGGAAAACAGTGGCAAAAGGCAGCAAGGACAAGGCAACTGTTAAAAAGATACAAAGAGCCTTAAAGAATAACGGATACTACCTAAGCTACAAGGGCCGCTACTTGAAAGTAGATGGAATTTTCCATAAATACACTGAAATGGCTGTGAAACAATTCCAAAAAGCAAAAGGCCTTAAAGTAACTGGAAAAGTAGGCTACACTACTGCAAAAAAATTAAAAATAGTTTCATAA
- a CDS encoding site-2 protease family protein, with translation MNGIWYYVIAFILIWVIAIVFKDYLTDHGVEVNFPLLMWKTQRLRGFIDRLANRAPRFWKWYMNIGIVISTGFMILMAIALVYSLKTLLDTPTVSLIVPGVEVPGSPIFIPLLSGLIALATVLIVHEFSHGILSRVEKINIKSIGLLLFAIIPGAFVEPDEEELNELSRPAKMRIYVAGSMANLTLAAIALIIMTVISSFIVPVVFEDEGVVVNRLTEDANAKNYMSEGMIIKSINNLTVTDIDSFQKAANTLKPNDTVNIHTDQGDYSFQLKTNPMNKSIGFMGIQVNANNVIADDFDNQFYTPLLWLLMPLTDLLFWIYFLNFAIGTFNLLPMKPLDGGHLLENLLSYIMPEIAYKPIVTFMSFLMGIIIVVSLVVGLVGAPF, from the coding sequence ATGAATGGTATATGGTATTATGTAATAGCCTTTATACTTATTTGGGTTATTGCAATTGTATTTAAGGATTATCTCACTGATCATGGGGTTGAAGTAAACTTCCCTCTTTTGATGTGGAAAACACAACGATTAAGAGGTTTTATAGACAGATTAGCCAATCGTGCTCCAAGGTTTTGGAAATGGTATATGAACATCGGAATCGTAATTTCAACTGGTTTTATGATTCTTATGGCTATTGCATTGGTCTATTCCTTAAAGACATTGTTGGATACACCTACTGTTAGCTTAATCGTTCCAGGTGTTGAAGTTCCAGGATCACCTATATTTATTCCATTGCTTTCTGGACTTATTGCACTTGCAACAGTTTTAATAGTTCACGAATTCAGCCATGGAATCCTATCCAGAGTGGAAAAAATCAATATAAAGTCCATCGGTCTTTTATTGTTTGCAATTATTCCAGGAGCTTTTGTAGAACCTGATGAAGAGGAATTGAATGAATTAAGCCGTCCTGCAAAAATGAGGATTTATGTTGCAGGGTCTATGGCCAATTTAACCTTAGCAGCTATTGCATTGATTATCATGACAGTTATATCTTCATTTATCGTTCCGGTGGTATTTGAAGATGAGGGTGTTGTTGTTAACAGATTAACTGAAGATGCAAATGCTAAAAATTATATGTCTGAAGGAATGATAATCAAATCAATAAATAATCTCACTGTAACTGACATAGATTCTTTCCAGAAAGCTGCAAATACCTTAAAGCCAAATGACACGGTTAATATTCATACGGATCAGGGAGATTACAGTTTCCAATTGAAAACCAATCCTATGAATAAATCCATAGGATTTATGGGAATTCAAGTAAATGCAAACAATGTCATTGCAGATGACTTTGACAATCAGTTTTACACTCCTTTATTATGGCTATTAATGCCTTTAACTGACCTATTGTTTTGGATTTATTTCCTGAATTTCGCTATTGGAACTTTCAACCTGCTTCCAATGAAACCTTTGGATGGAGGGCATTTGCTTGAAAATCTATTGTCCTATATAATGCCTGAAATCGCTTATAAGCCAATTGTAACATTCATGTCTTTCCTTATGGGAATAATCATTGTGGTTAGTCTGGTTGTCGGCTTGGTTGGAGCCCCATTCTAA
- the glp gene encoding gephyrin-like molybdotransferase Glp: MKFISNLIPLGDALAKIDENQKLMDTEKINLKDSQGRVLAHSISSYHNSPPFDKSAMDGYAVIAEDTFGASNNVIKELKIIDRIGAGDFSDKTLSNGEAIVIATGAPIPNGANAVLMKEFTYEDGDNLEIHSQVTPGENISPKAEDIAEGDELLGENVLIRPQEMGLIASAGHSEVEVYKKPRVKLLITGNELVEPSPELDKAKIINSNQFTIAALIRSAGAIVDIEHGADDFEAVKEAIDKATKDYDVVITTGGTAISKGDVVIEAVEELGQVLFHGVAMRPGKPVGAGIVNGTQVFMLSGQPVAAMGQFDIIARHYIFKMQGLDYSHKVINRVSKTKIPSSLGRTDYIRAVADDNGVHHVLNRGSGIIRSMVEANCYIIIDENHEGIEKGDEVDLIFFNDMAWPSL; the protein is encoded by the coding sequence ATGAAGTTTATATCAAATTTAATTCCATTGGGAGATGCTTTAGCTAAAATTGATGAGAATCAAAAGCTTATGGATACAGAAAAGATCAATCTAAAAGATTCTCAAGGTAGAGTTTTAGCTCATTCCATTTCCTCTTATCACAATTCCCCTCCATTTGACAAATCTGCTATGGATGGATATGCAGTGATTGCAGAGGATACATTTGGAGCTTCCAATAATGTCATTAAAGAATTAAAGATCATTGATAGGATTGGAGCAGGAGACTTTTCAGATAAGACCTTATCCAATGGTGAAGCTATTGTAATAGCTACTGGTGCACCGATTCCAAATGGTGCTAATGCTGTTTTAATGAAGGAATTCACCTATGAAGATGGGGATAATCTGGAGATTCATTCACAGGTTACTCCTGGTGAAAACATTTCTCCAAAAGCTGAAGACATTGCTGAAGGAGATGAATTATTAGGGGAGAATGTTTTAATCAGGCCACAAGAGATGGGTTTGATTGCCTCAGCTGGACACAGTGAAGTTGAAGTCTACAAAAAGCCAAGAGTCAAATTACTAATCACGGGGAATGAATTGGTGGAACCTTCTCCAGAGCTTGATAAGGCAAAAATAATCAATTCCAATCAATTCACCATTGCAGCATTGATTAGAAGTGCTGGAGCTATTGTTGATATAGAGCATGGTGCAGATGACTTTGAGGCAGTTAAGGAAGCAATCGATAAGGCAACTAAAGACTATGATGTTGTTATCACTACTGGTGGAACCGCTATAAGCAAAGGGGATGTAGTCATTGAAGCAGTTGAGGAATTAGGTCAAGTTCTTTTCCATGGTGTTGCAATGAGGCCAGGAAAGCCTGTAGGTGCGGGCATTGTTAATGGAACCCAAGTGTTTATGCTTTCCGGCCAGCCTGTAGCTGCTATGGGCCAATTTGATATAATTGCAAGACATTACATATTTAAAATGCAAGGACTTGATTATTCCCATAAAGTGATTAATAGGGTATCTAAAACCAAAATACCTTCATCTCTTGGAAGAACAGATTATATTCGTGCGGTAGCTGATGATAATGGTGTTCATCATGTCCTGAATAGAGGTTCTGGTATCATTAGGTCAATGGTAGAGGCAAACTGTTACATTATCATTGACGAAAACCATGAAGGAATCGAAAAAGGAGATGAAGTTGACTTGATCTTCTTCAATGATATGGCATGGCCTAGCCTTTAG